The following are from one region of the Actinoplanes sp. L3-i22 genome:
- a CDS encoding sigma-70 family RNA polymerase sigma factor: MERERKDFADFYQRSRDNCLRAVLAGTGDRALAEDLVAEAFARAWSSWSKVSRHPAPAAWVVRTALNVRVSWWRRRRREVALDGHDQRLGEVSSGADASLLAAVRSLPRRQREVVVLRIWLDLDTRTVAEELGIAAPTVAVHLSRAIATLRAQLTPVAS; the protein is encoded by the coding sequence GTGGAACGAGAACGGAAGGACTTCGCGGACTTCTACCAGCGCTCCAGGGACAACTGCCTGCGCGCCGTCCTTGCTGGTACGGGGGATCGCGCGCTGGCCGAGGACCTGGTCGCGGAGGCGTTCGCCCGGGCCTGGTCGTCCTGGTCGAAGGTGAGCCGGCATCCCGCACCGGCGGCCTGGGTGGTGCGCACCGCCCTGAACGTCCGGGTGTCGTGGTGGCGCCGGCGTCGGCGTGAGGTCGCGCTCGACGGCCATGACCAGCGGCTCGGCGAGGTGAGCTCAGGTGCGGACGCGTCCCTGCTCGCCGCCGTCCGGTCGCTGCCGCGCCGGCAACGCGAGGTGGTGGTCCTGCGCATCTGGCTGGACCTCGACACGCGAACGGTCGCCGAAGAACTGGGGATCGCCGCCCCGACGGTAGCTGTCCATCTGTCTCGTGCCATCGCCACTCTGCGGGCGCAGTTGACGCCCGTAGCCAGCTAG
- a CDS encoding calcium-binding protein yields MSRSLWLSRAGLVLLTSTATVGVLAAPAQAATTGVASVSGTKVVFTAGSNKTNRVVITRSGRTVTIDDVVAVKPGKGCKKVDTSKVRCTTGTTPTRVSVSLGAKNDSVVNKSDLSLSAWGGDGNDKIYGGPRADSLTGGDGNDQIWARAGNDHLFGGLGADQLHGEAGNDSLDGSEGNDRLYGDAGQDAIDGGPGNDSEYGGAGEDRLYQNPIPYASSGADVISGGSGVDFVSYQGRTKAITADLDGVKGDDGQAGEHDTLLADLEGIEGGNGNDRLTGHAGYDLLTGGPGNDTLRGLGGNDYLDGGTGQDRLEGGDGNDTLVGDYDSASAVADILLGGAGQDTVDYFGYTRPITVDLDGASRDDGQAGEHDTVGSDVEMVVGGQGSDHLTGNASDNRLFGESGDDVLRGGAGNDLLSGDDGNDTLSGEAGDDWLDTGGGLGTETDHLDGGDNATDKGDNCYASEADVTVNCEYSEQYWPGPVPGGIR; encoded by the coding sequence ATGTCCCGCTCACTCTGGCTCTCCAGGGCCGGTCTGGTCCTTCTCACCTCCACCGCCACGGTCGGCGTGCTCGCCGCGCCGGCGCAAGCGGCCACCACCGGCGTCGCGTCGGTCAGTGGCACCAAGGTGGTCTTCACCGCAGGCTCCAACAAGACGAACCGGGTCGTGATCACCCGCTCCGGGCGGACCGTCACGATCGACGACGTGGTGGCCGTCAAGCCCGGCAAGGGCTGCAAGAAGGTCGACACGTCAAAGGTCCGCTGCACGACCGGCACGACGCCGACCCGGGTCAGCGTCTCGCTCGGCGCCAAGAACGACTCGGTGGTCAACAAGTCCGACCTGTCGCTCTCCGCGTGGGGCGGGGACGGCAACGACAAGATCTACGGCGGTCCGCGCGCCGACTCGCTGACCGGCGGCGACGGCAACGATCAGATCTGGGCCCGCGCCGGCAACGATCATCTCTTCGGTGGGCTCGGTGCCGACCAGCTGCACGGCGAGGCCGGTAACGACTCCCTCGACGGCTCGGAGGGCAACGACCGGTTGTACGGTGACGCCGGCCAGGACGCGATCGACGGCGGCCCGGGGAACGACAGCGAGTACGGCGGGGCCGGCGAGGACCGGCTCTACCAGAACCCCATCCCGTACGCCTCCAGCGGCGCCGACGTGATCAGCGGCGGTAGTGGCGTCGACTTCGTCTCCTACCAGGGCCGGACCAAGGCGATCACCGCAGACCTGGACGGCGTCAAGGGTGACGACGGCCAGGCGGGCGAGCACGACACGCTGCTGGCCGACCTCGAGGGGATCGAGGGCGGCAACGGCAACGACCGGCTGACCGGCCACGCCGGGTACGACCTGCTGACCGGCGGCCCCGGCAACGACACCCTGCGCGGCCTGGGCGGCAACGACTACCTCGACGGCGGGACCGGCCAGGACCGGCTCGAGGGTGGCGACGGCAACGACACGCTGGTCGGCGACTACGACTCGGCGAGCGCTGTCGCGGACATCCTGCTCGGCGGCGCCGGCCAGGACACCGTCGACTACTTCGGCTACACCCGGCCGATCACCGTCGACCTGGACGGCGCGTCCCGGGACGACGGCCAGGCCGGCGAGCACGACACGGTCGGCTCGGACGTCGAGATGGTCGTCGGCGGCCAGGGCTCGGACCACCTGACCGGCAACGCGTCGGACAACCGGCTGTTCGGTGAGAGCGGCGACGACGTGCTCCGCGGTGGCGCCGGCAACGACCTGCTCTCCGGCGACGACGGCAACGACACGCTGTCCGGCGAGGCCGGCGACGACTGGCTGGACACCGGCGGCGGCCTCGGCACGGAGACGGACCACCTGGACGGCGGCGACAACGCCACCGACAAGGGGGACAACTGCTACGCGAGCGAGGCCGACGTCACCGTGAACTGCGAGTACTCCGAGCAGTACTGGCCTGGCCCGGTGCCGGGCGGGATCCGCTGA